In Carassius carassius chromosome 14, fCarCar2.1, whole genome shotgun sequence, the genomic stretch gattcaaaatattaacaaaatctgTAATTGTATCTCATTAATATACTATAACACAGGATGAAAGTCATGCTCCCACTAGATATAAATCAGTATATGctactttattattaatttatgtatttatatgcacACGTGTGTATAAATGGTCCATATatgtgtattatttaatataagcAAAAAAATCCATCAAGTAATATTAGTAACAAACAGatactatttttattaaatataattttttataaagccCTTTTTTATTGCTTCCTAATAATATATTCCTTTTAAAACAGCAAAACTACACTTTTAAAACAAAGCTAAACTGTGCTtttaaaacaaagccaaaactacGCTTTTAATAGAAAGCCAAACAAGTGCTTTTAAAACAAAGCTAAAACTATGCTTTTAACAAAGCACTTATGGCTCTGATGACTAAAACTATCGATGCTCAGATTCAGATGGGACTGTAAGGATGTGGACCGGCTCTGAATTCAGGGGTGCTCCAAGCTCTCTGATTCTTTAGTTCTGGGCTCACATGAGGGCTTGAGTTTCCAATTTCCTTCAGCATGTGAATTCATAGTGCTTTTTTACTGGAAGGTGTGTGTCCAACCCTAGGAAAGAGAAAACCAGAGGATTCTTCACACTGACTGTCTTCACTTAGGTCTTTTTTCTAGTCGTCATATAGTACAGTGTAAAAAGATTGTTAAAGTGAACTCACTTCACTGATCATATTTTAAATCTACATCATATATGATTCAGAATTGAAGGTGACAGCACAGATGTAGTTTCCTACTCTGTCTGTTACACTGGCTCATCTCTGAAACCAATGCTGTTTCAATCCTCTGACTCTTCTAGATCCACTGTTTTACACCAGTCATGCTGCAAGATCTGCTCGAAGGTCAGCCGTTCAGTTGGATCACGGTTTAGACACTGGACAATCAGATCACGGCATTCTGTTTTCAGGAGAGAGCTGGTTAGTCGTGACCATGTGACACTAATGTTAGCATGCACAAAACAGCTTCTGAACGTGGTTAATTTAAGGTTAAGGGAATTTACAATTATTAGAAACATATCTCTGAACACATAATTCTAACATCAGTTGGTAAATATTAAAGTCTGTGTTTTAGACAGGACAATCTCTACCAATGTTTGTTAATTCTGTGCAgaagctgtatgtgtgtgttgtcagTGCTACTCTCTCACCTTTGGATAAATCTGGGTTTTCAAACTTAATTTTGGCTTGCGTGATTTCCGTTATATTGCAAAATGGAGAACATGTGTTCACCATCTCATACAATAACACTCCTAGAGCCCAGACGTTTGTAGAGACGGCGTAGAATCTGCCACAGGTGAAGAGCTCAGGTGGGAAGTAAGCCTGTATTCCTGTAAGCAAGACATGATCAGCATTGAGCAATTCTCAGAAGAATCATATGATCAGTAGTAAGTCACTAAAAACTGGTTTCCACACTCTGTTACACAAAATGCCAGCTCACCTCTATATTGACTGCGATCATAGCCATTACTACTAAGTAGATGACCACAGCCaaagtctatcaacttgatctccAAAGTGTGTTTTCTCAACAGGATATTCTCTGGATGAATATCGTTATGAAAAACACCGCACTCAATGCAGTGCTGTACTGCTTGCACCGCCTGACACATAATGAGGCGTGCTGTCTTCTCATTCATGTTAGGATTCTTGTTGATGAAGTCCAACAAACTCTCGCAGGGATCCGGATTCTCCATCACGAGAGTAAATACTTGAGGGTGCTCAAACCACTCATA encodes the following:
- the LOC132156611 gene encoding serine/threonine-protein kinase pim-3-like, which translates into the protein MLTMRQGPISPYVIQLYEWFEHPQVFTLVMENPDPCESLLDFINKNPNMNEKTARLIMCQAVQAVQHCIECGVFHNDIHPENILLRKHTLEIKLIDFGCGHLLSSNGYDRSQYRGIQAYFPPELFTCGRFYAVSTNVWALGVLLYEMVNTCSPFCNITEITQAKIKFENPDLSKECRDLIVQCLNRDPTERLTFEQILQHDWCKTVDLEESED